The proteins below are encoded in one region of Sulfolobus islandicus Y.N.15.51:
- a CDS encoding DUF1641 domain-containing protein: MSISTVDPLEEILKPENLSRLSKIVDALPTIEKLTDKITEMDKKGQVDFLLSLFDQTVSILDAVQKADLINTLISFGMDQLPKIQAIWPILEKLTSERALQLLSQIDLDSTLTALEKLSPVIKKLTDEKALKILDQIDYDSLIDSTSKLVPILTKLANEKTVKTIEALDIDMLLNLASKMAPTLNKLASLMDQMSSKGQIDMLVNLMEQGISLLDAVQKADLINTLISFGMDQLPKIQAIWPILEKLTSERTLNLIKSLDLDAMFNALEALTPIMKQLTSDKAIKIIQQFDIASSLSALEAAMPLLKKLTDEKTVKIISQVDVNSLLMLTNKLVEMQKSGSLDRLMQLLEIMSDPQFVNGLVMVMDKFSKAFKAWVNDVPNVRPVGTMGLLRITSDKDVSYTLGLMLELAKEIGKNFKS, translated from the coding sequence ATGAGCATTTCAACAGTAGATCCACTTGAGGAAATATTAAAACCAGAAAACTTAAGTAGATTGTCCAAGATAGTCGACGCGTTACCCACAATAGAGAAATTAACTGATAAGATAACGGAGATGGATAAGAAAGGGCAAGTGGACTTCTTACTTTCATTATTTGATCAAACAGTTTCCATACTTGATGCAGTACAAAAGGCAGACCTAATAAACACACTCATATCCTTCGGAATGGACCAACTACCAAAAATACAAGCAATATGGCCAATACTAGAAAAACTAACAAGCGAAAGAGCTTTACAGTTATTATCACAGATAGACTTAGACTCTACACTTACAGCGTTAGAGAAATTATCTCCCGTAATAAAGAAGTTAACAGATGAAAAAGCGTTAAAGATACTTGATCAAATAGACTATGACTCTTTAATAGATAGTACTTCGAAATTAGTACCAATTCTTACGAAACTTGCAAATGAGAAGACTGTTAAGACTATTGAAGCCTTAGATATCGATATGTTGCTTAACCTAGCGTCGAAGATGGCTCCTACACTAAATAAACTTGCATCATTAATGGATCAGATGTCTAGCAAAGGTCAAATTGACATGTTAGTTAACTTAATGGAACAAGGAATATCACTACTTGATGCAGTACAAAAGGCAGACCTAATAAACACACTCATATCCTTCGGAATGGACCAACTACCAAAAATACAAGCAATATGGCCAATACTAGAAAAACTAACAAGCGAAAGAACTCTAAATTTAATAAAAAGTTTAGACCTGGATGCTATGTTTAACGCATTAGAAGCCTTAACACCGATCATGAAACAACTAACAAGCGATAAGGCAATAAAGATCATTCAGCAATTTGATATTGCGTCTTCACTTAGTGCCCTAGAAGCAGCAATGCCACTATTAAAGAAACTAACAGATGAAAAGACTGTTAAGATAATATCACAAGTAGACGTTAATTCATTACTTATGTTAACAAATAAGTTGGTTGAAATGCAGAAGTCTGGTAGTTTAGATAGACTAATGCAACTATTAGAGATAATGTCTGATCCACAATTCGTTAACGGACTAGTTATGGTCATGGATAAGTTCTCTAAGGCGTTCAAAGCTTGGGTTAATGATGTGCCAAACGTAAGGCCAGTTGGAACTATGGGATTATTGAGAATTACAAGCGATAAAGACGTTAGCTATACTTTAGGATTAATGCTTGAATTAGCTAAAGAAATCGGAAAGAATTTTAAATCTTGA
- a CDS encoding PIN domain-containing protein translates to MLILLYPKLINPACLYIFNMFAVISPSAFGKLKEILGSNKNYKFVITTLGVSFAIKNGIDIDNALDHGVIVRAFSHKPPKVGDLPQYESEAIMVALELNALLIAEDKDVIGKAKELGVNAVQIEELLTSS, encoded by the coding sequence ATGCTCATACTACTATACCCTAAATTAATTAATCCGGCATGTTTATATATATTTAATATGTTTGCAGTTATCTCACCAAGTGCATTTGGAAAATTAAAAGAAATACTGGGTTCAAATAAGAATTATAAATTTGTCATTACAACATTAGGAGTTTCTTTTGCGATAAAGAATGGTATTGATATTGATAATGCACTAGATCATGGAGTAATAGTCAGAGCTTTTTCTCACAAACCTCCTAAGGTTGGAGATCTACCACAATATGAATCTGAAGCAATTATGGTTGCCTTAGAGCTGAACGCACTACTTATAGCGGAGGATAAGGATGTTATAGGTAAGGCAAAAGAACTTGGAGTTAACGCAGTTCAGATTGAAGAGCTTTTAACATCATCTTGA
- a CDS encoding thioredoxin family protein: MSYDYVIKEYLNAIKKGDITIQHCNGDDLFHEFKNYVKVETLDNCKKPLVKVKKGDRVYYTYNGIPIANELWPFLNSLVRISNNIVNLDEKEMELARQVRGNVKLFVTPDCTKCPITAEFLYQVSQINENVKLEIYDTTEYEEERDKYRILSVPKIIFNEKVEIPGGFPSTMILKMMLKALQSELR; the protein is encoded by the coding sequence ATGAGCTATGATTACGTTATTAAGGAGTATCTTAACGCGATTAAGAAGGGAGATATAACGATCCAGCATTGTAATGGAGATGACTTATTTCATGAGTTTAAAAATTACGTCAAAGTGGAGACCCTAGATAATTGTAAAAAACCTCTTGTTAAAGTTAAGAAGGGAGATAGAGTTTACTATACTTATAATGGTATTCCAATAGCAAATGAGCTATGGCCATTTCTTAACTCGTTAGTAAGAATCTCTAATAACATTGTTAACCTAGATGAAAAGGAGATGGAGTTGGCAAGGCAAGTGAGGGGAAACGTTAAATTGTTTGTAACCCCAGATTGCACTAAATGTCCAATTACCGCGGAGTTCTTATATCAAGTATCACAAATAAATGAGAATGTTAAATTGGAGATCTACGATACTACAGAGTATGAGGAGGAAAGAGACAAGTATAGGATTTTGAGTGTACCAAAAATTATATTTAACGAAAAGGTGGAAATTCCAGGTGGATTCCCTTCAACTATGATACTCAAGATGATGTTAAAAGCTCTTCAATCTGAACTGCGTTAA
- a CDS encoding dihydrolipoyl dehydrogenase family protein: MKYDIVVIGGGTAGYVAGSILARKGKKVIVIEKEKFGGVCVNFGCVPSIFLFDVTFLLNRFKEIVYYLGLDGEIEYKDLLFSKRNEIVNYLSNAGRRLIEDSGGETELGEAEIISPSEVKVNGRIVEFDKLIIATGSKPMIPNIDGIDDAISEDDAVNLNSIPSSMVVIGGGYAGVEIAQIYSRLGSQVTLLSRSEILPTFPEDVRSVVKDSLEFDGVNVVENTRIVKLRDGKVITEKGEIEGNVVVYATGRRPQLPKGIEKLGLEIDECGINVDKYKQIKNNAYAIGDVINKERKTAHSAMFDALVASLHILKETAFIPPDNFKIPVVLYTDPQVGVIGDHKEAKKFSVFPFAAITRAIINGIKDGYVKIGINERNEIVFGEVIGDKAEELINILTLVVNNRMRIESLALMPFVHPSLSEAIVNAAKGFFDLDVDRYKSKDGKT, translated from the coding sequence ATGAAATATGATATAGTAGTGATTGGTGGCGGTACTGCTGGTTATGTTGCTGGAAGCATATTGGCGCGAAAAGGCAAGAAGGTAATAGTAATCGAAAAGGAGAAATTTGGCGGAGTTTGTGTAAACTTCGGTTGTGTGCCAAGTATTTTTCTTTTTGACGTAACTTTCTTATTAAACAGATTTAAAGAAATTGTGTACTATCTAGGTTTAGATGGTGAAATTGAATACAAGGATCTTCTTTTTAGTAAGAGAAATGAAATTGTAAATTATTTATCAAATGCAGGTAGGAGGTTAATTGAGGATTCAGGTGGTGAGACCGAGTTAGGCGAGGCTGAAATAATTTCTCCTAGTGAAGTAAAGGTAAATGGGAGAATTGTTGAATTCGATAAGTTAATTATAGCTACCGGTTCAAAACCGATGATACCGAATATTGATGGTATTGACGATGCAATAAGTGAGGATGATGCGGTCAATTTGAATTCCATACCTTCTTCCATGGTAGTAATTGGTGGAGGTTACGCAGGAGTTGAGATAGCTCAAATATATTCCAGATTAGGATCACAAGTTACCTTGTTATCTAGAAGTGAAATTTTACCAACTTTTCCAGAGGATGTTAGGAGTGTTGTGAAAGATTCCTTAGAGTTCGATGGAGTAAATGTAGTGGAAAACACTAGAATAGTGAAGCTTCGTGATGGTAAAGTGATCACGGAGAAGGGTGAGATAGAGGGAAATGTGGTAGTTTACGCTACTGGAAGAAGACCACAGCTCCCCAAAGGTATAGAGAAACTCGGGTTAGAAATTGATGAATGTGGAATAAATGTTGACAAATATAAACAAATAAAGAATAATGCATATGCAATAGGTGATGTGATAAATAAGGAAAGGAAAACGGCACATTCGGCGATGTTCGATGCCTTAGTTGCGTCACTACATATCCTTAAGGAGACTGCGTTTATTCCACCAGACAATTTTAAAATACCTGTAGTATTATACACCGATCCGCAAGTAGGTGTTATAGGTGATCACAAAGAAGCTAAGAAGTTTTCAGTTTTCCCATTCGCTGCTATCACAAGGGCGATTATTAACGGAATAAAGGATGGCTACGTTAAAATAGGAATAAATGAGAGGAATGAGATAGTTTTTGGAGAAGTAATTGGTGACAAAGCTGAAGAATTAATCAATATTTTAACGTTAGTAGTAAATAATAGAATGAGAATAGAGAGTTTAGCGCTAATGCCTTTTGTTCATCCTTCATTATCTGAGGCCATAGTTAACGCAGCGAAGGGCTTTTTTGATTTAGATGTGGATAGATATAAGAGCAAGGATGGGAAAACTTGA
- a CDS encoding DsrE family protein — translation MAQAQTQGQEEEQKKKILIVVTHGPEDLDRTYAPLFMASIAASMEYETSVFFMIKGPKLLDKKWQEEERKKGGNPFIHFFDMAKDNGVKMYVCVQSLKDMCHMKEDDVVEGIELVGGSTLIDLTMEADRTLFF, via the coding sequence ATGGCTCAAGCTCAAACTCAGGGTCAAGAAGAAGAGCAAAAAAAGAAGATATTAATTGTAGTAACTCATGGTCCTGAGGATTTAGATAGGACATATGCCCCATTATTTATGGCTTCAATAGCAGCTTCAATGGAATATGAGACTTCAGTGTTCTTTATGATAAAGGGACCAAAACTACTAGATAAGAAATGGCAAGAGGAGGAGAGAAAAAAGGGTGGGAATCCATTCATACACTTCTTCGATATGGCAAAGGACAATGGAGTTAAGATGTATGTTTGTGTACAAAGCTTAAAGGATATGTGTCATATGAAAGAAGATGATGTGGTAGAAGGTATAGAACTAGTTGGAGGATCTACGTTAATAGATCTAACAATGGAAGCTGATAGGACATTATTCTTCTAA
- a CDS encoding DsrE/DsrF/DrsH-like family protein: protein MVEEKKKKLSIIVFSGTIDKLMPVGILTSGAAASGYEVNLFFTFWGLQAITKRSLNSQQPPQIDKNYEQMGPVMMQKMQEMKFPMWHQLVQQAKEVGEVKVFACSTTMEFFGIKREDLAEFVDDVVGVATFLDRAEGGTTLFI, encoded by the coding sequence ATGGTCGAAGAAAAGAAGAAGAAATTATCAATAATAGTCTTCTCTGGTACGATAGATAAGTTAATGCCAGTTGGAATTTTAACATCAGGTGCCGCAGCATCTGGATATGAAGTTAACTTGTTCTTCACATTTTGGGGGTTACAAGCAATCACGAAAAGGAGTCTGAATAGTCAACAACCACCTCAGATTGATAAGAACTACGAACAAATGGGTCCAGTAATGATGCAAAAGATGCAGGAAATGAAGTTCCCAATGTGGCATCAACTAGTACAACAAGCTAAGGAGGTTGGAGAAGTTAAAGTATTTGCATGCTCTACCACTATGGAGTTCTTCGGAATAAAGAGAGAAGATCTAGCTGAGTTCGTAGATGATGTAGTAGGTGTTGCCACATTCTTAGATAGAGCGGAAGGAGGAACCACTCTATTTATCTGA
- a CDS encoding sulfurtransferase TusA family protein has protein sequence MSQEVRIAKTLDARGMYCPGPVLETAKAIKQINVGEVLEILATDPAAKPDIEAWARRTGNQVVDIQQQGGVTRILIKRMK, from the coding sequence ATGTCTCAAGAGGTTAGGATTGCAAAGACGTTAGATGCTAGGGGGATGTATTGCCCCGGCCCAGTTTTAGAAACTGCAAAGGCAATTAAGCAAATAAATGTTGGTGAGGTTTTGGAAATACTTGCAACTGATCCTGCTGCGAAACCTGACATTGAAGCGTGGGCTAGGAGAACCGGAAACCAAGTAGTTGACATACAACAACAAGGAGGAGTAACAAGGATATTAATTAAAAGAATGAAATAA
- a CDS encoding 4Fe-4S dicluster domain-containing protein gives MATKTILPPLPDDPRFLDMSYDVQGPLPEEERNLLSNLKPEDREVAIKFWEAVKSDFRYDEYLRGCLNCGVCTSGCPAAKFYDFGPREMIQYMMRDEVDKIWEFVNKKVWACVQCYTCSMRCPFNNEIAGLIMVLREYAVKFGLQSAKEVLAPYRRVLLTVITTGNQVTPDMIQPDAFPDWGPQAVEESKNMDVYRKAVPVDLLQRTDIGWHASLQTAVEMMTIFVEAGVLDSLKNVDKDLYDMIMDIYEERKQQLEEIKEKWEKGELKEDDLPDSWLEL, from the coding sequence ATGGCTACTAAAACTATATTGCCTCCTCTTCCTGACGATCCAAGATTTCTAGATATGTCATATGATGTTCAAGGACCACTACCGGAAGAAGAGAGGAACTTGCTAAGTAATTTAAAACCAGAGGATAGAGAAGTAGCGATAAAGTTCTGGGAAGCTGTTAAGAGCGATTTCAGATATGACGAGTATTTAAGAGGGTGTTTGAACTGTGGCGTTTGTACCTCAGGCTGCCCCGCGGCAAAATTCTACGATTTCGGTCCTAGGGAAATGATACAGTATATGATGAGGGATGAAGTGGACAAGATATGGGAGTTTGTAAATAAGAAAGTTTGGGCTTGCGTACAATGCTACACTTGCTCAATGAGATGTCCATTTAATAATGAAATAGCTGGTTTGATAATGGTATTAAGAGAATACGCTGTGAAATTTGGTTTACAATCAGCTAAGGAAGTATTAGCTCCTTATAGAAGAGTCTTATTAACAGTAATCACAACGGGTAATCAAGTTACACCAGATATGATCCAACCCGATGCCTTCCCAGATTGGGGACCACAAGCTGTAGAGGAGTCTAAGAATATGGATGTGTATAGGAAGGCAGTTCCAGTTGATCTTTTACAGAGGACTGATATAGGCTGGCACGCTTCATTACAGACTGCAGTTGAAATGATGACTATATTTGTCGAAGCAGGGGTTCTAGATTCCTTAAAGAACGTCGATAAGGACTTATATGATATGATTATGGATATATATGAGGAAAGGAAGCAACAATTAGAGGAAATCAAGGAGAAGTGGGAGAAAGGGGAGTTAAAGGAAGATGACCTACCAGATAGTTGGTTAGAGTTATAG
- a CDS encoding CoB--CoM heterodisulfide reductase iron-sulfur subunit B family protein has protein sequence MLSQEEKQIQKAVQEAFPMSDNVDWNEVYQRIIYRYSTPHGLEHVKEEMYKLEDKGEIIIHHIKPYNNPVEAQTLNGSPKKIPTTKLWHHKSCGQCGHIPGYPTSVFWVMNKLEIDYLDEPHQTSCTGWNYHASGASNPVALAGVYVRNMWRAYETGYFPLIHCGTSFGHYKEVRNMIILHKEIRDKLRPIMRKLDMDIVIPEEVVHYSEWLYVMSKKAAQQKKYTLDNIKAAVHTPCHVYKLVPEDTVYDPEVFQGRRPAAPSGTVQNFGAKLVDYSTWWDCCGFGFRHILTEREFSRSFALFKKVIPAVEEGNADVFVTSDTGCVTTLDKSQWAGKAHGFNYNLPVLADAQFAALAMGADPYIIAQIHWHATDVEGFLRRIGVPVDDYKEKFVQYLQDLREGNAEPQYLYPKHRKIDFYLSLPDRVKWYKKEVPK, from the coding sequence ATGTTGAGTCAAGAAGAGAAGCAAATTCAAAAGGCTGTTCAAGAAGCCTTCCCGATGTCTGATAATGTTGATTGGAATGAAGTTTATCAGAGGATAATTTATAGATATAGTACACCTCATGGGCTAGAACACGTTAAAGAGGAAATGTATAAATTGGAGGATAAAGGTGAAATCATTATACATCATATTAAGCCCTATAACAATCCAGTAGAAGCTCAAACACTAAATGGATCTCCAAAGAAAATACCCACAACCAAATTATGGCATCATAAGAGTTGTGGGCAATGTGGTCACATTCCCGGTTATCCAACCTCTGTTTTCTGGGTGATGAATAAGTTAGAGATAGATTATCTAGATGAACCCCATCAGACCTCATGTACTGGATGGAACTATCACGCTTCTGGTGCGTCTAACCCCGTAGCCTTGGCAGGAGTATATGTAAGGAACATGTGGAGAGCTTATGAAACAGGTTACTTCCCATTAATACATTGTGGAACCTCATTTGGCCATTATAAAGAAGTTAGGAACATGATAATACTACACAAGGAGATAAGAGATAAGCTAAGACCAATTATGAGAAAATTGGACATGGATATTGTAATACCAGAAGAAGTAGTTCACTATTCTGAATGGTTATATGTAATGAGTAAGAAAGCTGCACAACAGAAAAAGTACACTCTAGATAATATTAAAGCAGCTGTTCACACCCCATGCCATGTTTATAAGCTAGTTCCAGAGGACACTGTTTACGATCCGGAAGTATTCCAAGGTAGAAGGCCAGCAGCACCATCTGGAACGGTACAGAATTTCGGCGCTAAGCTAGTGGATTATTCAACCTGGTGGGATTGTTGTGGATTCGGATTTAGACATATCCTAACAGAGAGGGAATTCAGTAGGAGTTTCGCATTATTTAAGAAGGTTATACCAGCAGTTGAGGAGGGAAATGCTGATGTCTTTGTAACTTCCGATACGGGATGTGTTACTACACTAGATAAGAGTCAGTGGGCTGGAAAGGCTCATGGCTTCAATTATAACCTACCGGTGTTAGCTGATGCGCAGTTTGCGGCTTTAGCAATGGGTGCAGATCCCTACATAATTGCACAAATTCACTGGCACGCAACAGATGTCGAAGGTTTCTTAAGAAGGATAGGCGTTCCAGTAGATGACTATAAAGAGAAGTTCGTACAATATCTACAAGATTTAAGAGAAGGTAATGCTGAGCCACAATACTTGTATCCAAAGCATAGAAAGATTGACTTCTACTTATCCTTGCCAGATAGAGTAAAATGGTATAAGAAGGAGGTACCAAAGTAA
- a CDS encoding CoB--CoM heterodisulfide reductase iron-sulfur subunit A family protein: MASKSVLVIGAGPAGLSATKELANMGVNVILVETESFLGGTPKRLKYSLLFPELRPASEVIDPLVKTVQENGNVKIYTESIVDAAKNTSDGFEVSIKDKKGNVKVEKVNAIIAASGFEHFDSRRKYEYGYGIIPNIYQISDIEGMLHDNKLVTTKGTPPKRVAILLCVGSRDATVGNTYCSRVCCAVSIKQAMEIKQRIPDAVVHIYYMDIRTYGLMEDKLYWKSQLDYRIGYIRGRISEFMRGPNDTVIIKGEDTMNLNRALAVPYDMVVLANGMELGLGSKQVAKILGLEFEEHGFVKPLDPDRLPVQSTKKGIFLAGAITGPKTISDSITEGYAAAMKAYEYVTHGIWEESDFAKKTAEAKVVHH, translated from the coding sequence GTGGCGAGTAAATCTGTCCTAGTTATAGGTGCGGGGCCCGCAGGTCTTTCTGCAACTAAAGAACTGGCGAATATGGGGGTTAATGTTATACTTGTTGAGACAGAGTCGTTCTTAGGTGGTACACCCAAGAGGTTAAAGTACAGTTTATTATTCCCCGAGTTAAGACCAGCTTCAGAGGTTATAGATCCATTAGTAAAGACTGTTCAAGAGAATGGAAACGTTAAGATTTATACGGAAAGCATAGTTGATGCTGCTAAAAACACCTCTGATGGCTTTGAGGTAAGCATCAAGGATAAGAAGGGTAATGTAAAGGTGGAAAAAGTTAATGCGATAATCGCAGCTTCTGGTTTTGAACACTTCGATTCTAGAAGGAAGTATGAATACGGTTATGGTATAATTCCCAACATATATCAAATATCTGACATAGAGGGTATGCTTCATGATAATAAGCTAGTCACTACTAAGGGAACTCCACCTAAGAGAGTTGCGATATTATTATGTGTAGGTTCTAGGGATGCCACAGTAGGAAATACTTATTGTTCTAGAGTATGTTGTGCAGTCTCAATAAAGCAAGCTATGGAGATCAAACAGAGAATTCCAGATGCGGTAGTTCACATCTACTACATGGATATAAGAACTTATGGTCTAATGGAGGATAAATTATACTGGAAATCGCAACTAGATTACAGGATTGGTTATATTAGAGGTAGAATTTCAGAGTTCATGAGAGGTCCTAATGATACTGTGATAATAAAGGGAGAAGACACAATGAACTTGAATAGGGCATTGGCTGTACCTTATGATATGGTAGTATTAGCTAATGGAATGGAGCTTGGATTGGGTTCAAAACAAGTGGCTAAGATATTGGGATTAGAGTTTGAAGAGCACGGTTTCGTTAAGCCGTTAGATCCAGATAGGCTACCAGTCCAATCCACTAAGAAAGGAATATTCTTAGCTGGTGCTATAACCGGACCTAAAACTATCTCAGATTCAATAACTGAGGGATATGCAGCAGCAATGAAAGCTTATGAATACGTTACTCATGGAATATGGGAAGAGTCGGATTTCGCGAAGAAAACAGCTGAAGCGAAGGTGGTACATCATTAA
- a CDS encoding 4Fe-4S dicluster domain-containing protein, with product MPIPELEKSIVKGLIQKDKVIVDGVELDGTWNAFMIERTQTGYDPTVWDEIANTLEGVTISACWQCGTCTSGCTMREYDPDYSPRRFIDLARKGDKQALIELQNSLWRCVSCQKCTHRCPKGVLVEEVVHSIHHYLLKHGLVKKDPGTIFDEIFLETVIKNGGRISELTLGAAAAKAGMVTLSLKDLINISAAILKGGLIKDVLRPNRVKNWDRVQKVLEEAMKEEVVPE from the coding sequence TTGCCAATTCCTGAATTAGAAAAATCCATAGTTAAAGGTCTAATTCAAAAAGACAAGGTAATAGTGGATGGCGTAGAGCTAGATGGAACGTGGAACGCCTTCATGATTGAGAGAACACAGACTGGTTACGATCCTACAGTATGGGACGAGATAGCCAATACTCTAGAAGGCGTTACAATAAGCGCTTGCTGGCAATGCGGGACTTGTACCTCAGGTTGTACAATGAGAGAATACGATCCAGACTATAGTCCAAGACGATTTATAGATTTAGCCAGAAAGGGCGACAAACAAGCACTTATTGAATTGCAAAACTCACTCTGGAGATGTGTATCATGTCAGAAATGTACTCACAGATGTCCTAAGGGAGTGCTAGTAGAAGAAGTGGTACATTCAATTCATCATTATCTATTAAAGCATGGGTTAGTTAAGAAAGATCCCGGTACAATATTTGATGAAATATTCCTAGAGACTGTGATCAAAAACGGCGGAAGAATTTCAGAACTAACATTAGGTGCTGCCGCAGCTAAAGCTGGAATGGTTACACTGAGTTTAAAGGATCTAATTAATATAAGTGCAGCGATATTGAAAGGAGGACTTATAAAAGATGTTTTAAGGCCAAATAGAGTTAAGAATTGGGATAGAGTACAAAAAGTATTGGAGGAAGCAATGAAGGAGGAGGTGGTACCAGAATGA
- a CDS encoding CoB--CoM heterodisulfide reductase iron-sulfur subunit B family protein gives MTLPTPYGKVAFYPGCALDGLGKSYDISLKLVAQDLGIPLEKIEDYNCCGALEVKNVNTMAGILLPARNLALAREMGADAVVSACPGCHYSLSRTQYYLTKYPKLREKTNMYLEKMGTNNYDLKLMLVHAVEYIYNTVGIEAIKTKVRRPLTGLKVAPYYGCLYVRPKSYTLAGYMKMRDDPERPFFMDEILKALGAEVVPFEAKTMCCGGPHVYSDVEVALHLEARILKEAKRNGAEILVTDCPLGHVAIETNMEKIAKKYGEDLRTPLAYFSQLVAFAFGHSPEETLLTANITNPMSILKRYL, from the coding sequence ATGACATTACCTACACCTTATGGTAAAGTAGCATTCTATCCAGGCTGTGCTTTAGATGGATTAGGTAAATCTTATGACATCTCATTAAAGCTAGTTGCACAGGATTTAGGTATCCCATTAGAGAAGATCGAGGACTATAACTGTTGTGGTGCATTGGAAGTAAAGAACGTAAATACTATGGCAGGAATATTATTACCAGCAAGGAATTTAGCGTTAGCAAGGGAAATGGGAGCTGATGCGGTAGTTTCAGCTTGTCCTGGCTGTCACTATTCCTTATCTAGAACTCAATATTATCTAACTAAATACCCAAAATTAAGAGAGAAGACTAATATGTATTTGGAAAAAATGGGTACTAACAATTACGATCTAAAGCTGATGCTAGTTCACGCTGTTGAATATATTTATAATACCGTAGGGATTGAGGCTATTAAGACTAAGGTAAGAAGACCACTCACTGGATTAAAAGTGGCACCTTATTACGGTTGTCTATACGTTAGACCCAAATCATATACTTTGGCCGGATATATGAAAATGAGGGATGATCCAGAGAGACCATTCTTCATGGACGAAATACTGAAGGCGTTAGGTGCGGAAGTCGTACCATTTGAGGCTAAGACAATGTGCTGCGGCGGTCCTCATGTTTACTCTGATGTAGAAGTAGCCTTACACTTAGAGGCTAGAATATTAAAGGAGGCTAAAAGAAACGGTGCGGAAATATTAGTCACAGATTGTCCACTAGGCCACGTAGCTATTGAAACTAACATGGAGAAAATAGCTAAAAAATATGGTGAAGATCTAAGGACACCATTAGCTTACTTCTCACAACTAGTGGCCTTCGCCTTTGGTCATAGCCCAGAAGAAACTTTACTTACAGCCAATATTACTAATCCAATGTCAATACTCAAAAGATATTTGTAA